Proteins co-encoded in one Pseudomonadota bacterium genomic window:
- a CDS encoding MBL fold metallo-hydrolase, which translates to MKTKLTILCENSVGIPFGGIGEHGFACHVETAEGTYLFDTGQGLGITQNAAVLQKDLSKIDNIMISHGHYDHVGGLPAVLQHRGPVDVFGHPDMFVDRFWGEAQRFIGIPYRRSYLESLGAHFKLGRKMIEVGPSVYLTGEIPRQTSFETGDPQMTAYTAAGEKQHPDPLLDDLSLVIDSDKGVIIVLGCAHAGMVNIIRYVLKEMNRDRIYAILGGTHLGFSSDEQFNETMKALDQYQIELLGVSHCTGLGKSAQIYARMPERFFFGCVGATLEG; encoded by the coding sequence ATGAAAACAAAACTTACCATTCTCTGCGAAAATTCTGTGGGAATACCTTTTGGCGGTATTGGTGAACATGGCTTTGCCTGTCATGTCGAAACAGCAGAAGGGACTTATCTTTTTGATACCGGTCAGGGGCTGGGAATAACCCAAAACGCTGCCGTGCTGCAGAAAGACCTGAGCAAAATCGACAACATCATGATCAGTCATGGACATTATGATCATGTCGGTGGCCTGCCGGCGGTCTTGCAGCATCGCGGTCCGGTGGATGTTTTCGGTCACCCGGATATGTTTGTGGATCGCTTCTGGGGCGAAGCCCAGCGCTTTATCGGTATTCCTTATCGACGTTCATACCTCGAATCATTGGGGGCCCACTTCAAACTGGGCCGGAAGATGATTGAAGTCGGCCCATCAGTTTATCTGACCGGAGAAATCCCGCGCCAAACCAGTTTTGAAACCGGTGATCCCCAGATGACCGCCTATACAGCTGCGGGAGAAAAACAACATCCTGATCCTCTCTTAGACGATCTTTCCCTGGTCATTGACTCAGATAAAGGCGTGATCATCGTTCTGGGATGCGCCCACGCCGGCATGGTAAATATCATCCGTTATGTGCTGAAAGAAATGAACCGGGACCGTATTTACGCCATCCTTGGCGGCACTCACTTAGGTTTTTCCAGCGATGAACAATTTAACGAAACCATGAAGGCCCTTGACCAGTACCAGATAGAATTACTGGGCGTTTCCCACTGTACCGGCCTGGGAAAATCGGCCCAGATTTATGCCCGCATGCCTGAGCGATTTTTCTTTGGCTGTGTCGGCGCCACCCTGGAAGGATAA
- the mqnE gene encoding aminofutalosine synthase MqnE codes for MSTITAEINRIANQRLHGGRISLAEALFLYQEADLFTLGEIANDVNQEMNGTTVFYNINHHINPTNICVNQCRFCAYSKLEGEEGAYEQSIADILAEVKNAEEQGITEFHIVGGLHPHHPFSFYLQLLESLREAHPQITLKAFTAVEIEYFSRISGRSISDVLLQLKNAGLQAMPGGGAEIFVPGIRNQICPEKISGVKWLEIISIAHELAIPTNATMLYGHIESITDRLDHMEQLRQLQDRSDGFQVFIPLAFHATNTNIRKMGETSGVDDLKTLALARLFLDNFQHLKAYWVMLGEKIAQVGLNFGVNDLDGTVIKERITHAAGAKSAKGHSESYIRNLITRADRQPQERDTFYQDVRLS; via the coding sequence GTGAGTACTATAACTGCGGAAATCAACCGGATTGCCAATCAACGGCTGCATGGCGGCCGCATCAGCCTGGCTGAAGCCCTCTTTCTTTACCAGGAAGCCGACCTTTTCACCCTGGGAGAAATCGCCAATGATGTAAACCAGGAAATGAATGGCACCACTGTCTTTTATAATATCAATCACCACATTAACCCCACCAACATCTGCGTCAACCAGTGCCGGTTCTGTGCCTACAGCAAGTTGGAAGGGGAAGAAGGGGCTTACGAACAAAGTATCGCTGATATTCTGGCGGAAGTTAAAAATGCTGAAGAACAGGGCATTACTGAGTTTCATATTGTTGGCGGTCTCCACCCGCACCATCCGTTCAGCTTTTATCTGCAGCTGCTGGAGTCCCTCAGGGAAGCGCACCCACAGATCACCCTGAAGGCTTTTACTGCCGTCGAAATTGAATATTTCAGCCGGATCAGCGGCCGGTCAATTTCAGACGTTTTGCTGCAGCTCAAAAATGCCGGGCTGCAGGCCATGCCTGGTGGAGGCGCGGAAATTTTTGTTCCGGGAATCAGAAATCAGATCTGTCCGGAAAAAATCAGTGGTGTTAAATGGCTGGAAATCATCTCAATTGCCCATGAGCTTGCTATCCCCACCAATGCCACCATGCTCTATGGACATATTGAGTCCATCACCGACCGTCTTGACCATATGGAACAGCTCCGTCAGCTGCAGGACCGCAGCGACGGTTTCCAGGTCTTTATTCCCCTGGCCTTCCATGCCACCAATACCAATATCAGAAAAATGGGGGAAACCAGTGGCGTTGACGACTTGAAAACCCTGGCTCTGGCCCGACTTTTCCTCGATAATTTCCAGCACCTGAAAGCCTACTGGGTCATGCTGGGAGAAAAAATCGCCCAGGTGGGTCTTAATTTCGGCGTCAATGACCTGGATGGAACAGTGATCAAGGAAAGAATCACCCACGCTGCCGGGGCTAAAAGTGCTAAAGGTCACAGTGAATCATATATCCGTAACCTAATCACTCGCGCCGACCGGCAACCGCAGGAACGAGATACCTTCTACCAAGACGTTAGGCTGTCTTGA
- the mqnC gene encoding cyclic dehypoxanthinyl futalosine synthase codes for MNERISRSEALRLFQEEELLSLGQRAHRIRLTKRPEDQVTFVIDRNINYSNICICQCRFCAYYREETDPEAYVLDQETLHQKIAETVDLGGTQILLQGGLHPHLTIDYYENLLADIKNNFPTIQIHGFSAPEIWHFSQQSNLELEETISRLKAAGLGSIPGGGAEILDDRVRSHISPNKIGWEQWMQVMELAHGQGLRSTATMMFGTVETPGELVDHLLRVRELQDKTGGFTAFIPWSFQPDNTDLYNEVPIAATGVDYLRVLALSRIVLDNIDNIQASWVTQGAKMAQVALYFGANDFGSTMIEENVVAAAGVHFRMSLEEMVSTIKEAGFTPAQRNTLYEIIRKYD; via the coding sequence ATGAATGAGCGCATTTCCCGATCGGAGGCCCTGCGGCTTTTCCAGGAAGAAGAACTTCTTTCTCTGGGCCAGCGAGCACATCGCATCCGCCTGACCAAGAGACCTGAGGACCAGGTCACCTTCGTCATTGATCGCAATATCAATTATAGTAATATCTGTATCTGCCAGTGCCGATTCTGCGCCTATTATCGGGAAGAGACCGATCCCGAAGCCTATGTTCTGGACCAGGAAACCTTACATCAGAAAATCGCTGAAACCGTTGATTTAGGGGGCACCCAAATCCTGCTCCAGGGCGGCCTTCACCCTCACCTGACCATTGATTATTATGAAAACCTGCTGGCAGATATAAAAAATAATTTTCCGACTATTCAGATCCACGGCTTTTCCGCCCCGGAAATCTGGCACTTCAGCCAGCAATCCAACCTGGAACTGGAAGAAACCATTTCCCGATTGAAAGCGGCTGGACTTGGCTCCATTCCCGGAGGTGGAGCGGAAATTCTGGATGACCGGGTACGCAGTCACATCAGCCCCAATAAAATCGGCTGGGAACAATGGATGCAGGTAATGGAACTTGCCCACGGGCAGGGACTTCGATCTACCGCCACCATGATGTTCGGCACGGTTGAAACCCCGGGGGAGTTGGTTGATCACCTGCTCAGGGTCCGTGAACTTCAAGACAAAACCGGCGGCTTCACCGCCTTTATTCCCTGGAGTTTTCAACCTGACAATACTGATCTCTACAATGAAGTTCCGATCGCCGCGACCGGAGTTGATTATCTGCGGGTCCTGGCCCTGTCACGTATTGTCCTGGATAATATTGATAATATCCAGGCATCCTGGGTAACTCAGGGTGCCAAGATGGCCCAGGTAGCCCTGTATTTCGGGGCCAATGATTTCGGCAGTACCATGATCGAAGAAAATGTGGTGGCTGCTGCCGGAGTCCATTTCCGCATGTCACTTGAAGAGATGGTCAGCACCATAAAAGAGGCCGGCTTTACGCCGGCCCAGAGAAACACTTTATACGAGATTATCAGGAAATATGATTAA
- the eno gene encoding phosphopyruvate hydratase, whose product MPFIVDVAAMEILDSRGNPTIEVEVLLESGAVGRAAVPSGASTGIHEAVELRDGDQDRYLGKGVLQAVDNVNDIIAEEVIGFDATRQRELDQVMIELDGTPNKGKLGANAILGVSLAAARAAAGFLSLPLYQYLGGVNAHLLPVPQMNILNGGQHADNNVDIQEFMIMPVGAGCFAEALQMGAETFHNLKKVLKAKGYNTAVGDEGGFAPNLTSNEEPFQLIVEAISQAGYEPGKDIKIAIDSAASTFYREGKYHLDAEGKVLDAAGLVDFYANLVEKYPIVSIEDGLDEDDWDGWKLMMDRLGKQIQIVGDDIFVTNPERLARGIAEGSANSILIKLNQIGTLTETIETVEMAKKAGYTAVVSHRSGETEDTTIADFVVALNTGQIKTGSASRTDRICKYNQLMRIEDELGEQARFPGKELFYNLR is encoded by the coding sequence ATGCCGTTTATTGTTGATGTTGCAGCCATGGAAATATTGGATTCACGGGGGAACCCCACCATTGAAGTAGAGGTATTGCTGGAAAGCGGTGCGGTAGGGCGTGCGGCGGTGCCTTCCGGAGCTTCTACCGGGATTCATGAAGCGGTTGAACTGCGGGATGGCGACCAGGACCGTTATTTGGGCAAGGGGGTTTTGCAGGCGGTTGATAATGTCAATGATATCATTGCTGAGGAAGTCATCGGTTTTGATGCCACCCGGCAGCGGGAGTTGGACCAGGTAATGATTGAATTGGATGGGACTCCCAATAAGGGGAAACTCGGAGCTAACGCGATCCTGGGTGTTTCTCTGGCAGCAGCCAGGGCCGCGGCCGGTTTTCTCAGCTTGCCTCTCTATCAGTATCTTGGCGGGGTCAATGCCCATCTGCTGCCGGTGCCGCAGATGAATATACTTAATGGCGGTCAGCATGCCGATAATAATGTTGATATCCAGGAATTCATGATTATGCCGGTTGGCGCCGGTTGTTTTGCCGAGGCCTTGCAGATGGGGGCGGAAACCTTTCATAATTTGAAGAAGGTCCTCAAGGCAAAAGGATACAATACCGCTGTTGGTGACGAGGGCGGTTTTGCCCCGAACCTGACCTCCAATGAGGAACCATTCCAGTTGATAGTTGAGGCTATCAGCCAGGCGGGCTACGAACCGGGTAAGGATATCAAGATTGCCATCGATTCGGCTGCCAGTACTTTTTACCGTGAAGGCAAGTATCATCTGGATGCTGAAGGCAAGGTGTTGGATGCCGCCGGGCTGGTGGACTTTTATGCCAATCTGGTGGAGAAATACCCGATTGTTTCCATCGAAGATGGTTTGGATGAAGATGATTGGGATGGCTGGAAGCTGATGATGGACCGTCTTGGTAAACAGATCCAGATTGTTGGTGATGATATTTTTGTCACCAACCCCGAACGGCTCGCTCGGGGGATTGCAGAAGGATCAGCGAATTCCATTCTCATCAAGCTGAATCAGATCGGGACTTTGACCGAAACCATAGAAACGGTGGAAATGGCTAAAAAAGCCGGTTATACCGCCGTGGTATCACATCGTTCCGGTGAAACCGAGGATACTACCATTGCTGATTTTGTCGTGGCGCTCAATACCGGCCAGATTAAAACCGGTTCAGCTTCCCGCACCGATAGAATCTGTAAATATAATCAACTGATGCGTATTGAAGATGAGCTGGGAGAACAGGCCCGGTTCCCTGGTAAGGAGTTGTTCTATAACCTGAGATAG
- a CDS encoding J domain-containing protein yields MSNLAEILRAREVLGLGDSVSLKALRERYIFLAKRFHPDATSPAGDGDEPSTLAEITHAYQLMVSYLENVSISLDDDDVRKNDPQAYHSYRFHDWMGGKS; encoded by the coding sequence ATGTCAAACTTAGCTGAGATCCTCCGGGCCAGGGAAGTGCTTGGCCTTGGTGATAGTGTTTCATTAAAAGCTCTGCGTGAGCGATATATCTTTCTAGCCAAGCGTTTCCATCCTGATGCAACCTCTCCTGCCGGTGACGGGGATGAACCCTCAACTCTGGCAGAAATTACCCATGCCTACCAGCTGATGGTCTCTTATCTGGAAAATGTCAGCATCTCTTTAGATGACGATGACGTTCGTAAAAATGATCCCCAAGCTTACCACTCGTACCGTTTTCATGACTGGATGGGTGGTAAATCATAA
- a CDS encoding ATPase P, producing the protein MLKLEIPGRSDILLEGIVLDMNGTLTVDGELAARDRELLILLAGNLQVYVLTADTFGTAAIMFAGLPLEICQLKGRTGFLEKKKFIDSRNSSSLAAVGNGYNDHLMLQSAALGICVLGAEGAHPLTMTHADLIVPSTGAALELFLHPLRLVAGLRR; encoded by the coding sequence ATGCTAAAGCTTGAAATCCCCGGTCGCAGTGATATTCTCCTGGAGGGGATTGTCCTTGATATGAACGGCACCCTGACGGTGGATGGCGAGCTGGCTGCAAGGGATCGCGAGCTTCTTATACTCCTGGCCGGGAATCTGCAGGTTTATGTCCTGACTGCCGACACCTTTGGCACGGCGGCGATAATGTTTGCCGGATTGCCGCTGGAGATCTGCCAACTCAAGGGGCGGACTGGTTTTCTGGAGAAGAAAAAATTTATCGATTCCCGGAATAGTTCTTCGCTGGCAGCGGTGGGAAACGGTTACAATGATCATTTGATGCTGCAAAGTGCAGCCCTGGGCATCTGTGTTCTTGGTGCGGAAGGTGCTCATCCCCTGACCATGACCCATGCCGACCTTATTGTTCCGTCAACCGGGGCAGCGTTGGAATTATTTCTCCATCCTCTTCGTCTTGTAGCCGGTCTTCGACGTTGA
- a CDS encoding iron-sulfur cluster assembly scaffold protein — protein MAIINPKIRDHFTNPRNMGQMEKPTVVGRGGDPDGCGDYIELQLLLEDEMIVDIAARVFGCPYAIATTSIFTGLVKGKLLSDALEVDAQAVVDALGGLPEVKKHCSLMGPEAMKRAASEYIFRRITTPCEVGNAKA, from the coding sequence ATGGCAATCATAAATCCTAAAATTCGCGATCATTTTACTAACCCCAGGAATATGGGACAGATGGAAAAGCCCACGGTGGTTGGTCGAGGTGGCGATCCTGATGGCTGTGGTGATTATATCGAGCTGCAATTATTGTTGGAAGATGAAATGATTGTTGACATTGCCGCCCGGGTTTTTGGCTGTCCATACGCAATTGCCACCACCAGCATCTTTACTGGACTGGTCAAGGGGAAATTACTTAGCGATGCCCTGGAAGTTGATGCGCAGGCCGTCGTGGATGCTCTGGGAGGATTGCCGGAAGTGAAGAAACATTGTTCACTCATGGGGCCTGAAGCCATGAAAAGGGCGGCTTCCGAATATATTTTCCGCCGGATTACTACCCCCTGTGAGGTGGGAAATGCTAAAGCTTGA
- a CDS encoding radical SAM protein produces MKYLFGPVPSRRLGLSLGVDLVPYKVCSFDCLYCELGRTTTHTRERREYVPTMAVLDELRHYFQEAGDSSCDYVTLSGSGEPTLHNNLADIVLGIKDITSRPLALLTNSSLMDDPAVRRAVQPVDVILPSLDAATPGVFKHLNRPVDQVHIKAIISGLSALREEFKGKIWLEILFCRGINDSDAEVEELTKAFQDLRPDKIQLNTVVRPGAYQEAQSVSLEFLQQVQKRWGERAEIIASFSSNQLNYSQQDSRQRIVNTLKRRPCTVQDLASSCAMVPAEVVKFLDLLKNEGTVRESVHEGVTFFLA; encoded by the coding sequence ATGAAGTATCTTTTTGGTCCTGTACCATCGCGCCGACTGGGGCTGTCTTTGGGTGTTGATCTGGTTCCTTACAAGGTTTGTTCCTTTGATTGTCTCTACTGCGAATTGGGACGAACAACTACTCATACCCGTGAGCGACGGGAATATGTCCCCACCATGGCCGTGCTGGATGAGTTGCGGCATTATTTTCAGGAGGCTGGCGATTCTTCCTGTGATTATGTGACCCTGTCCGGTTCGGGTGAACCGACCCTGCATAATAATCTGGCTGATATTGTCTTGGGGATAAAAGATATTACCAGCAGGCCATTGGCGTTGTTGACCAACAGTTCACTTATGGATGATCCCGCAGTCCGCCGAGCTGTTCAGCCGGTAGATGTGATCCTGCCCTCCCTTGATGCTGCAACCCCCGGGGTTTTTAAACATTTGAATCGTCCCGTTGACCAGGTGCATATCAAGGCAATAATTTCCGGTTTATCAGCTCTTAGAGAGGAATTTAAGGGCAAGATATGGCTGGAAATTCTTTTTTGTCGGGGGATTAATGATTCTGATGCTGAGGTAGAGGAGCTGACAAAAGCCTTTCAGGATCTGCGACCGGATAAAATCCAGCTCAATACAGTTGTCCGACCTGGTGCCTATCAGGAGGCGCAATCGGTATCCCTGGAATTTTTGCAGCAGGTGCAGAAACGCTGGGGGGAGCGGGCGGAGATCATTGCTTCATTCAGCAGCAACCAATTGAATTACAGTCAACAGGATAGCCGGCAACGGATTGTTAATACGCTTAAACGCCGGCCCTGCACAGTTCAGGATCTGGCATCTTCCTGCGCGATGGTTCCGGCGGAAGTCGTCAAGTTTCTTGATTTGTTAAAAAATGAGGGAACAGTCAGGGAATCCGTCCATGAGGGTGTAACCTTTTTTTTAGCATGA